In Aquiflexum balticum DSM 16537, a single genomic region encodes these proteins:
- a CDS encoding glycoside hydrolase family 88 protein, which yields MKIDFNIEQSINDINLNQFWELSGQKILMIEKSFDTAKGAPVFTEKGKYVTRGWTEWTQGFQFGSALLQFDATGDDKFLELGRENTSRKMTPHLTHTGVHDHGFNNVSTYGSLLRMIEEGKLDASNWEKEYYKLAIKVSGAVQALRWTVIPGGGYMYSFNGPHSLFVDTIRTCRAVILSHMLGHVLQGENDKKINLLQRAIQHLLATVKYSIYYGEGRDEYDIPGRTAHEIIFNTNDGNYRCPNSQQGYTGFSTWTRGLAWAICGLGETLEILDKLPEEDYAAVISKEKLTQTLEKAALATVEFYLQNTPTDGIPYWDTGAPHLFQMGDYLNRPSDPFNEFEPVDSSAACIAAQGLLRIGDWLRSKDKDKSEKYLRSGYQIAKGLFQEPYLSLDPKHQGLILHSIYHRPNGWDYVPEKGKVPFGESSMWGDYHARELALYIQRKIKEEKYYSYFNCIPR from the coding sequence ATGAAAATTGACTTTAATATAGAACAATCCATCAATGACATCAATCTGAATCAGTTTTGGGAACTCTCCGGGCAAAAAATTCTCATGATCGAAAAATCGTTTGATACTGCCAAAGGGGCTCCTGTTTTTACCGAGAAAGGAAAGTATGTCACCCGAGGCTGGACCGAGTGGACGCAGGGATTTCAGTTTGGTTCTGCTTTGCTACAATTTGATGCAACAGGGGATGATAAGTTTCTTGAGTTGGGCAGGGAAAACACTTCGCGAAAAATGACACCCCACCTTACGCATACAGGAGTTCATGATCATGGGTTTAACAATGTCAGTACCTATGGCAGCTTGTTGCGGATGATTGAGGAGGGTAAATTGGATGCCTCAAATTGGGAAAAAGAGTATTACAAACTTGCCATTAAAGTCAGTGGGGCAGTGCAGGCGTTAAGATGGACGGTGATTCCTGGGGGAGGCTATATGTATTCCTTTAACGGTCCACATTCTCTTTTTGTAGATACTATCAGGACCTGCAGAGCTGTTATTCTTTCCCATATGCTAGGGCATGTGTTACAAGGCGAGAATGATAAAAAAATCAATCTATTGCAAAGGGCCATCCAACATTTGCTGGCCACGGTGAAGTATTCCATTTACTATGGAGAAGGCCGCGATGAATATGATATTCCAGGCAGAACAGCCCACGAAATTATTTTCAATACCAATGATGGCAACTACCGTTGCCCTAACTCCCAACAGGGATATACGGGCTTCAGTACTTGGACTAGAGGTTTGGCCTGGGCTATTTGTGGTTTGGGGGAGACTTTGGAAATATTGGATAAGCTTCCAGAGGAAGATTATGCGGCAGTTATTTCAAAAGAAAAATTGACTCAAACCCTTGAGAAAGCGGCCTTGGCTACTGTAGAATTTTACCTGCAAAATACCCCAACAGATGGGATTCCTTATTGGGATACAGGGGCGCCTCATTTGTTTCAAATGGGAGATTACCTGAACAGGCCATCTGATCCATTTAATGAATTTGAGCCTGTAGACAGTTCAGCAGCATGCATCGCTGCACAAGGTTTACTGCGGATTGGGGATTGGTTAAGATCAAAAGATAAAGATAAGTCAGAAAAATACCTGAGGTCGGGCTATCAAATCGCAAAAGGATTGTTTCAGGAACCCTACCTTTCACTTGATCCGAAACATCAAGGTTTAATATTACATTCCATTTACCACAGACCAAACGGCTGGGACTATGTCCCGGAAAAAGGGAAAGTCCCTTTTGGGGAATCTTCCATGTGGGGAGATTATCATGCAAGGGAATTGGCCTTGTATATTCAGAGAAAAATTAAGGAAGAAAAATATTACAGTTACTTTAACTGCATACCGCGATGA
- a CDS encoding sodium:solute symporter family transporter: MTGWLIFFFAIFLASLAYASYKSYRKDRTSDEFIFAGSNIGAILGFLTFSAALFSAFTFMGMPDFFRVHGVGAWVFLAFSDALMVFFLIWFGYKLRQRASLRGYKGVAGLMKTCYGSNFAGYLIFASAFIFLIPYVAIQIRGISIFLNAAFPNFLPDWSWSAMMVAIMLAYAAIGGLKAIMYSDAIQGVILLAVIWIIGAACLEMSGGLQNAMAVVAERNPSLSSLPGPKGLFSSQFLIASAIAIVLIPVSQPQFTTRLVVMKDLKSVHKMAYAVGIFAILVILPTASIGLYGAVKYPDASTAEFLSQALLFDQAVPVAALAVVGLFAACLSTTNAQIFALGTELRSLLTGSDKRIMRITKTSVFVFSMIVLVFSTYMSDELVLLARVSFTGTSMVAPAILGAVIFANPPKELLWLSFIALLYFIFSIIELVPDQYWGWNLDFFLYCVLLILTALIMVRHQLKVNRSK; encoded by the coding sequence ATGACAGGTTGGCTGATATTTTTTTTCGCTATCTTCCTGGCTTCCTTGGCATATGCCTCTTACAAGTCATACCGCAAGGATCGAACCTCTGATGAATTCATCTTTGCCGGATCCAATATTGGAGCTATTCTCGGTTTTCTGACCTTTTCAGCTGCCTTGTTCAGTGCCTTTACCTTTATGGGCATGCCTGACTTCTTTAGGGTACACGGGGTAGGAGCATGGGTCTTTTTGGCTTTTTCTGATGCCCTGATGGTGTTTTTCCTGATCTGGTTTGGATACAAGTTGAGACAAAGGGCTAGCCTTAGGGGATACAAAGGTGTAGCCGGATTGATGAAAACCTGCTATGGGAGCAACTTCGCCGGCTACCTGATATTTGCCAGTGCCTTTATCTTTTTGATCCCCTATGTGGCTATTCAGATTCGTGGGATTTCGATCTTTTTGAATGCGGCTTTTCCAAATTTCCTGCCTGATTGGTCCTGGTCAGCCATGATGGTCGCGATCATGTTGGCCTATGCAGCTATTGGTGGGTTGAAGGCCATCATGTACAGCGATGCCATCCAAGGGGTCATCCTCTTAGCTGTTATTTGGATTATTGGTGCTGCCTGCCTTGAAATGAGCGGCGGGCTTCAAAACGCCATGGCTGTGGTGGCTGAGCGCAATCCATCTCTGAGCTCATTGCCCGGTCCAAAAGGCTTGTTCAGTTCTCAGTTTCTGATTGCTTCTGCCATTGCCATAGTACTGATTCCTGTTTCTCAGCCCCAGTTTACCACAAGATTGGTGGTGATGAAAGACCTGAAATCAGTACATAAGATGGCTTATGCTGTCGGGATTTTTGCCATTTTGGTCATTCTGCCAACAGCTTCAATTGGGTTGTATGGAGCTGTAAAATATCCTGATGCCAGTACTGCCGAATTTCTTTCCCAAGCCCTGTTATTTGATCAGGCAGTACCAGTGGCTGCCTTGGCAGTGGTTGGGCTTTTTGCCGCCTGTCTCTCAACGACCAATGCCCAGATTTTTGCATTGGGAACCGAACTCCGGTCACTTCTGACTGGCTCGGATAAACGGATTATGCGGATTACCAAAACTTCTGTTTTTGTGTTTTCCATGATCGTATTGGTATTCTCTACTTACATGAGCGATGAGCTTGTTTTATTGGCAAGAGTGAGTTTTACGGGAACTTCCATGGTAGCACCGGCCATTTTAGGGGCTGTGATTTTCGCAAATCCACCCAAAGAACTTCTCTGGCTTTCTTTTATTGCGCTGCTTTATTTTATATTTTCAATCATTGAATTGGTACCGGATCAGTATTGGGGATGGAACCTTGATTTCTTTCTCTATTGTGTGCTGCTTATACTGACAGCATTGATCATGGTCAGGCATCAACTCAAAGTAAACCGAAGCAAATGA
- a CDS encoding 3-keto-disaccharide hydrolase, with amino-acid sequence MKTSLIICLSILLISGCNPNPPQSDSNDDWQVLFNGKDLDDWVVKIHHHEVGDNYANTFRVVDGIIQVNYDGYDTFDNRYGHLFYKNPLSSFHLKFEYRFTDQWMKDAPNYTYRNSGVMFHSQDPNSISKEQDWPISVEYQMLAREMDGQARPTGNMCSPGTEIFYEGTLYPQHCLNSSSATFDWDEWVKADLIVYGDSLIIHMVNGDTVLRYSKPHIGGDVANGFDPEIKIDGKALTSGYIGLQAEGQGVEFKEIKLRKLD; translated from the coding sequence ATGAAAACCTCCTTGATTATTTGCCTATCCATACTTTTAATTTCGGGATGCAATCCCAATCCCCCTCAATCGGACTCAAATGACGACTGGCAAGTTCTCTTCAACGGCAAAGACCTTGATGATTGGGTAGTAAAAATCCACCATCACGAAGTGGGTGATAATTATGCCAATACCTTCCGGGTAGTCGATGGAATCATTCAGGTAAATTATGACGGCTATGACACATTTGACAATAGGTATGGACATCTGTTTTATAAAAACCCCTTATCATCATTTCACCTCAAGTTCGAATACCGTTTTACAGACCAATGGATGAAAGACGCTCCAAATTATACCTATAGAAACAGTGGCGTCATGTTCCACTCTCAGGATCCTAACAGTATTTCAAAGGAGCAAGATTGGCCGATATCCGTTGAATACCAGATGTTGGCCCGGGAGATGGATGGGCAGGCCCGTCCCACTGGTAATATGTGCTCCCCCGGAACAGAAATATTTTATGAAGGAACTTTATATCCCCAACATTGTCTGAATTCGTCCTCTGCTACATTTGATTGGGATGAATGGGTCAAAGCAGATCTGATTGTTTATGGGGACTCATTGATCATTCATATGGTCAATGGAGATACGGTGCTGCGCTACTCCAAACCTCATATTGGAGGAGATGTGGCCAATGGATTTGATCCGGAAATCAAAATTGACGGAAAAGCCCTGACATCAGGATATATCGGATTACAGGCAGAAGGCCAAGGGGTAGAGTTTAAAGAAATCAAGTTAAGGAAGCTTGATTGA
- a CDS encoding DMT family transporter, with product MPRLTASRSVSGFILALSAAIFWGISGTCAQFLFEQKEMDPAWLVSWRMLLAGVILILFAIFRKDSDAFQIWKSHKDIIQLLIFSIFGMVTVQYTYFYSINLSNAATATVIQYIGPVFVVGFYALKNRRWPSLMEYSALFLALAGTFLLVTHGSFQVLVISEKALFWGILSAIALAVYTIQPVQLLRKYSAPTVTGWAMVIGGIMFSLYTKPWMVSGTWDMGTVGAFSYIIIFGTVISFSIFLYSLTLIGAQTASLLCSVEPLSAALVAVAWLGVTFTAMDWLGTVFILVTVAILTLAKKPEEKQANPTDINQASLT from the coding sequence ATGCCCCGACTTACTGCTTCAAGAAGTGTTTCAGGTTTTATTTTGGCTCTTTCTGCTGCCATCTTTTGGGGTATATCAGGCACATGTGCCCAGTTTCTTTTTGAGCAAAAAGAAATGGACCCTGCGTGGCTGGTTTCTTGGCGCATGCTCTTGGCTGGAGTGATCTTGATCCTCTTCGCCATATTCAGAAAAGACAGTGATGCCTTTCAGATATGGAAAAGTCATAAAGATATTATCCAATTGCTGATATTCAGCATATTTGGTATGGTCACTGTGCAGTACACCTATTTTTACAGCATCAATCTCTCCAATGCAGCGACAGCGACAGTCATTCAGTACATTGGGCCTGTCTTTGTGGTAGGGTTTTATGCACTCAAAAACAGAAGGTGGCCATCGTTGATGGAATATTCAGCATTGTTTTTGGCTTTGGCAGGAACTTTTTTATTGGTCACCCACGGCAGTTTTCAAGTATTGGTTATTTCTGAGAAAGCTTTGTTTTGGGGGATTCTATCCGCAATAGCCCTTGCAGTTTATACCATTCAGCCAGTTCAGTTGCTCCGAAAATATTCCGCACCTACCGTCACGGGTTGGGCCATGGTGATTGGAGGAATTATGTTTTCATTATATACCAAACCATGGATGGTTTCCGGAACTTGGGATATGGGTACGGTCGGTGCTTTTTCTTACATCATTATTTTTGGTACAGTGATTTCATTTTCAATCTTCCTGTATTCCCTTACTCTTATCGGTGCCCAGACGGCAAGTTTGCTCTGTTCGGTGGAACCTTTATCCGCTGCTTTGGTTGCTGTGGCTTGGCTTGGAGTGACATTTACAGCAATGGATTGGTTAGGGACAGTTTTCATCTTGGTAACGGTGGCTATTTTGACCTTGGCAAAGAAGCCTGAAGAAAAGCAAGCCAATCCAACGGATATCAATCAAGCTTCCTTAACTTGA
- a CDS encoding alpha-ketoglutarate-dependent dioxygenase AlkB family protein — protein sequence MDLFDSTSGKNKNWLPKEGIVNYYGKVFNQKESDFFFETLLNTIEWKNDEAYIFGKKYVTKRKVAWYGDRDFEYTYSNATKRALPWTKELLELKQTIEEETKETFNSCLLNLYHTGEEGMAWHSDGETDLKKNGAIASVSFGADRKFAFKHRETKEKVELLLEHGSLLVMAGTTQSHWLHRLPPTKLVRRPRVNLTFRTIIG from the coding sequence ATGGATTTATTTGATTCGACATCGGGAAAAAACAAAAACTGGCTTCCAAAAGAAGGTATTGTCAATTATTATGGAAAAGTATTCAACCAAAAAGAGTCTGATTTTTTCTTTGAAACACTTTTGAATACCATCGAATGGAAAAACGATGAGGCCTATATTTTTGGAAAAAAATATGTTACCAAACGCAAAGTCGCCTGGTATGGAGACCGGGATTTTGAATATACCTATTCCAATGCCACCAAAAGGGCCTTACCTTGGACTAAGGAATTGCTTGAATTGAAACAAACCATCGAAGAAGAAACCAAAGAGACCTTCAATTCCTGCTTGCTCAATCTCTACCATACCGGCGAAGAGGGTATGGCTTGGCACAGTGATGGAGAAACTGACCTCAAGAAAAATGGTGCTATAGCTTCAGTGAGTTTTGGGGCAGATCGAAAATTTGCTTTCAAACACCGGGAAACAAAGGAAAAAGTCGAATTGCTCTTGGAACACGGAAGTCTTTTGGTTATGGCAGGTACTACCCAATCCCATTGGCTTCACCGCTTACCTCCCACCAAGTTGGTCCGGAGGCCAAGGGTCAACCTCACATTTAGAACGATTATAGGTTAG
- a CDS encoding helix-turn-helix domain-containing protein: protein MNQGARIKSLRKERGLTQAELAELSGLSIRTIQRMENNEVNPSTFSLKMLSKALEIDLKALNSQKKNSFHLNLSKSLMNIINPILGNFTIRKVFVSSIMLIIVFSLYLWLPTKSVTDYSPNDHQYSVATINCGDESVCDIEVTKKEKDGKILWQHTFGGSSYDRAGEVISTKDGGCLVVGSTSSFGKGNYDALLLKINVDGELIWQETYGGFFNDYGKKISRLSDSNGYSIEGTHQACDTPNVSNECIDFFWKFEIDESGKLKG, encoded by the coding sequence GTGAATCAAGGAGCAAGAATCAAATCCTTACGGAAAGAAAGAGGACTTACTCAAGCAGAACTTGCAGAGTTAAGTGGGCTATCCATCCGTACCATACAGCGAATGGAAAACAACGAAGTCAATCCAAGTACCTTTTCCCTAAAAATGCTTAGTAAGGCATTGGAGATTGATTTGAAAGCTCTGAATTCACAAAAAAAGAATTCTTTTCACCTTAATTTATCAAAATCACTTATGAACATAATCAATCCAATCCTAGGCAATTTTACAATTAGAAAAGTTTTTGTTTCAAGTATTATGCTCATCATTGTTTTTTCACTTTATCTATGGCTGCCTACCAAATCAGTTACTGATTATTCTCCAAATGATCACCAATATTCCGTTGCTACCATCAATTGTGGAGATGAAAGTGTCTGTGATATTGAAGTAACCAAAAAAGAAAAAGATGGAAAGATTCTCTGGCAACATACATTTGGAGGCAGCAGCTATGATAGGGCGGGAGAGGTTATTTCTACCAAAGATGGGGGATGCTTGGTGGTAGGGTCTACAAGCTCATTTGGCAAAGGAAATTATGATGCACTGCTTTTAAAAATCAATGTAGATGGTGAATTGATTTGGCAGGAAACGTACGGAGGATTTTTCAATGACTATGGGAAAAAGATATCGAGGCTTTCTGATTCTAATGGATATTCCATTGAGGGTACTCATCAGGCTTGTGATACGCCAAATGTATCCAATGAATGCATAGATTTTTTCTGGAAGTTTGAAATTGATGAGAGTGGAAAATTGAAAGGGTAG
- a CDS encoding aldose 1-epimerase family protein, with translation MNGPNQSENYFWKDKISNSNQLGGIETSVLDNGPGKGVRIAWFSTGTGLRYKIILDRGMDIADAFFNAHSLAWISHAGVVAPQPFSNKGIDWLRTFAGGLLTTCGLSHIGGPESDESGSRGLHGNFSNIPAEIVSIQQPDPINGKLEMSITGIVRETTTFGPSLELKRTISGTLGHAYLKIHDEVTNMGNTDAPHMLLYHINCGYPLIDEGTDIIWQGSWHSMDYNPENRIFNTNNNFKKCPAPMDEHAGFGEDVAFISPQSDQGGNCTCGFVNQNLGIGLSIKFNTKQLPWLVNWQHWGKGEYVTALEPATNPPIGQAKARKKGTLIQLAPGERRIYDLEISVINHPNELKNLLKINNH, from the coding sequence ATGAATGGTCCCAATCAATCTGAAAATTATTTTTGGAAAGACAAAATATCGAATTCCAATCAACTTGGTGGAATAGAAACTTCTGTTTTGGACAATGGGCCTGGGAAAGGTGTCAGGATTGCGTGGTTCAGTACAGGGACTGGATTGAGGTATAAGATTATTTTGGACAGAGGCATGGACATAGCAGATGCTTTTTTCAATGCCCACAGTTTGGCTTGGATCAGCCACGCAGGGGTAGTGGCACCACAACCCTTTTCCAATAAAGGAATTGATTGGCTAAGGACTTTTGCTGGGGGACTTTTGACCACCTGTGGTTTATCCCATATCGGAGGTCCTGAATCTGACGAATCCGGTTCAAGAGGACTTCACGGAAATTTCAGCAATATTCCGGCAGAGATTGTTTCCATTCAACAACCTGATCCAATAAATGGCAAACTGGAAATGAGTATTACAGGTATTGTCAGGGAGACTACTACCTTTGGGCCAAGCCTTGAATTGAAAAGGACAATCTCAGGAACACTTGGGCATGCCTATTTGAAAATCCACGATGAGGTCACCAATATGGGCAATACTGATGCACCACATATGTTGCTGTATCATATCAACTGTGGGTATCCTCTGATTGACGAAGGCACAGATATTATATGGCAAGGCAGTTGGCATTCGATGGACTATAACCCCGAAAACAGGATTTTCAATACCAACAATAATTTCAAAAAGTGTCCTGCCCCTATGGATGAGCATGCCGGGTTTGGGGAAGATGTTGCGTTCATTTCCCCTCAATCAGATCAAGGCGGAAATTGTACTTGTGGATTTGTCAACCAAAATTTAGGGATAGGCTTATCCATTAAGTTCAATACCAAACAGCTTCCCTGGCTGGTCAACTGGCAACATTGGGGAAAAGGAGAGTATGTCACAGCACTGGAACCTGCCACCAACCCTCCAATTGGACAGGCCAAAGCCCGAAAAAAAGGAACTTTGATTCAATTGGCACCAGGTGAAAGAAGGATTTATGATCTTGAAATCAGTGTCATAAACCACCCGAATGAATTAAAAAATCTATTGAAAATAAATAACCATTAA
- a CDS encoding cupin domain-containing protein, translated as MSLAKKALEQGEGILRLAPTWVPRSFCVPGRRIKLHPDDYYVLGGARGGIDERWLSSTTPAQNGPLTGKNEGLSPVVFQDGKEEKQFLLKDAIEELGSEIIGPRIWGKYKSWPMYSKFFDNMGPLPHHIHHNDEYASMTGQKGKPEAYYFPPQLNNHGGDFPYTFFGIAPGTTKEQIKECLMNFNKGDNKITNYSQAFKLEPGTGWDVPPGMLHAPGSLCTYEPQKASDIFAMYQSLVNEAIIPEELLWNGTPKDRIGDYDLLVEVIDWELNTNPNILETRFMLPKPVSELENMKSNGYIENWICYLSHDYSAKELTVFPGQTVTITDNAAYGLIMMQGHGKMGVWDIETPALIRYGQLTHDEYFVSEKAASAGVKITNHSKTDPIVMLKHFGPDNPDLKL; from the coding sequence ATGAGTTTGGCAAAAAAAGCATTAGAACAAGGTGAAGGAATTCTCAGATTGGCACCTACTTGGGTACCAAGGTCTTTTTGTGTACCTGGACGTAGAATCAAATTGCATCCCGATGACTATTATGTCCTTGGTGGAGCAAGAGGCGGTATAGATGAAAGGTGGCTTTCTTCCACTACCCCGGCCCAAAATGGTCCCTTGACTGGAAAAAATGAAGGTTTGAGTCCTGTGGTTTTTCAGGATGGTAAGGAAGAAAAGCAGTTTTTGCTCAAAGATGCCATCGAGGAACTTGGCAGTGAAATCATCGGTCCCCGTATTTGGGGAAAGTACAAAAGCTGGCCCATGTACTCCAAATTTTTTGACAATATGGGACCACTCCCCCACCACATCCATCATAATGATGAATATGCTTCCATGACAGGTCAGAAGGGGAAACCCGAAGCCTATTATTTCCCACCACAACTCAATAACCATGGAGGGGATTTTCCTTATACCTTTTTTGGAATAGCACCGGGCACCACCAAAGAGCAGATTAAAGAATGCCTGATGAATTTCAATAAGGGTGACAATAAGATCACCAACTATTCCCAAGCATTCAAATTGGAGCCCGGAACAGGTTGGGATGTACCTCCCGGAATGCTGCATGCCCCGGGGAGTTTGTGCACCTATGAACCACAAAAGGCCTCCGATATTTTTGCCATGTATCAATCTTTGGTCAATGAAGCGATCATTCCGGAAGAATTACTTTGGAACGGAACTCCCAAAGACAGAATTGGCGATTATGACCTGTTGGTGGAGGTCATAGATTGGGAACTGAATACCAATCCAAATATTCTTGAAACCCGCTTTATGTTACCAAAACCAGTCTCTGAACTGGAAAATATGAAATCCAATGGCTATATTGAAAACTGGATCTGCTATTTATCCCATGACTATAGTGCCAAAGAACTGACTGTATTTCCAGGTCAGACAGTAACCATTACCGATAATGCTGCTTATGGCCTGATTATGATGCAAGGTCATGGAAAAATGGGTGTTTGGGACATTGAGACGCCTGCTTTGATAAGATACGGTCAATTGACGCACGACGAATATTTCGTCTCTGAAAAAGCCGCATCGGCAGGGGTGAAAATTACCAACCACTCAAAGACAGATCCCATTGTCATGTTGAAACATTTCGGGCCGGACAATCCGGATTTGAAGCTTTGA
- a CDS encoding sugar phosphate isomerase/epimerase family protein — protein sequence MSQNNYPKLHNATWPGIVGKGPDSEPVISFDEMLKHTAAAEVGGVKFDGIDIGLFDPHIDLDMSDDGIKKLAEKVQNLNLNIGSLVAPIWGGPAMGSKEERATFVEMVRKSCVFGQKLKELGVRPYGVVRIDSASSVENWAKDPINNTKLIAQTFREACDVAADFGEKLAAEGEICWGGMHSWRAMIDTLDQTNRPNIGFQADMSHTFLYMLGYNSPDDRILPKDFDWNDRETLDEAFKKLTKALRPWTIDFHVAQNDGTVFGSGSHDKTGRHCLATDPNGKLDITHDAGHWLRNADGQLTKAFKHICWDGCMFPNAVMGKQNTWNDILAAMIKVREAHGWVG from the coding sequence ATGTCCCAAAATAACTATCCCAAACTTCACAATGCCACTTGGCCGGGTATTGTAGGAAAAGGGCCTGATTCTGAGCCTGTCATTTCTTTTGATGAGATGCTAAAACATACTGCAGCCGCCGAAGTTGGCGGTGTAAAATTTGACGGTATCGATATTGGACTTTTTGATCCACATATCGACTTGGATATGTCAGATGATGGCATCAAGAAATTGGCTGAAAAAGTTCAAAACCTCAATCTCAATATCGGTAGCTTAGTCGCTCCGATTTGGGGAGGACCCGCAATGGGCAGCAAAGAAGAGCGGGCCACTTTTGTGGAAATGGTCCGAAAATCATGCGTATTCGGTCAGAAACTGAAAGAACTTGGGGTAAGACCTTATGGTGTGGTTCGGATTGACTCTGCCAGCAGCGTGGAAAACTGGGCAAAAGACCCGATTAACAACACCAAACTGATTGCACAAACATTTAGAGAGGCCTGCGATGTAGCCGCTGATTTTGGGGAGAAATTGGCTGCAGAAGGAGAGATTTGCTGGGGGGGAATGCATAGTTGGCGCGCAATGATAGACACCCTTGACCAGACAAACCGTCCCAATATCGGTTTTCAGGCAGATATGTCCCATACCTTTTTGTATATGTTGGGATACAATAGCCCTGATGACAGAATCCTTCCAAAAGATTTTGACTGGAACGATCGGGAAACTTTGGATGAAGCTTTCAAAAAACTCACCAAAGCTTTACGCCCTTGGACCATTGATTTTCATGTAGCCCAAAATGATGGAACTGTTTTCGGTTCAGGTTCTCATGACAAAACAGGAAGACATTGCTTGGCAACAGATCCCAATGGAAAATTGGATATTACCCATGATGCCGGCCATTGGTTAAGGAATGCCGATGGTCAACTTACAAAAGCATTCAAACATATTTGTTGGGATGGCTGTATGTTCCCAAATGCTGTCATGGGGAAACAGAATACCTGGAATGATATCCTCGCTGCCATGATCAAGGTTCGGGAAGCGCATGGATGGGTGGGGTAA
- a CDS encoding Gfo/Idh/MocA family protein, with translation MSNKKQIRIGLIGTGLMGRIHTNAYKRIPDFFPEYEYQPVLQAVCARREDKVKAFAAQWGYASFETDWKKLIAREDIDAVDICTPNSSHAEIAIAAAAAGKMILCEKPLSKTVKEGEAMVEAVEKARVKNTVWYNYRKVPAVTLAKEIVASGKLGKIFHYRANFLQDWTINPELPQGGDGLWRLDVDAAGSGVTGDLLAHCIDTAMWINGGIKDVSAMTETFVKERVHQGSGQVQKVGIDDACIFHCHFDNGSLGLFEATRYARGHKALYTFEINGENASIRWDLHDMNWLEYFDHKDDPHVRGWRKIHITEGEQPYMKRWWIPGTSIGYEHSFIHHAADFFYALETGKPCHPTFQDALETQKVCQAVLDSANEKKWKDTGVDWKG, from the coding sequence ATGAGCAACAAAAAACAAATCCGAATAGGCCTGATAGGGACAGGTCTAATGGGTCGAATCCATACCAATGCTTACAAAAGAATACCCGATTTCTTTCCTGAATATGAATATCAACCAGTCCTTCAGGCAGTATGTGCCAGACGGGAAGACAAGGTAAAAGCATTTGCAGCACAATGGGGTTATGCCTCCTTCGAAACTGATTGGAAGAAATTAATTGCCCGGGAAGATATCGATGCAGTGGACATTTGCACCCCCAATTCTTCCCATGCAGAAATAGCCATTGCTGCTGCAGCAGCAGGAAAAATGATACTTTGCGAAAAACCGCTTTCAAAAACAGTGAAAGAAGGAGAAGCAATGGTCGAAGCTGTGGAAAAAGCAAGAGTCAAAAATACAGTTTGGTACAATTACCGAAAAGTTCCTGCGGTGACTTTGGCCAAGGAAATTGTTGCTTCCGGAAAACTTGGGAAAATATTCCATTACCGCGCCAACTTCCTACAGGACTGGACAATCAATCCCGAACTGCCACAAGGCGGAGATGGGCTCTGGAGATTGGATGTGGACGCAGCAGGTTCAGGTGTTACAGGTGACTTGTTGGCACATTGCATTGATACAGCCATGTGGATCAATGGTGGTATCAAAGATGTTTCTGCCATGACCGAAACTTTCGTCAAAGAAAGGGTGCATCAGGGAAGCGGACAGGTTCAGAAAGTCGGCATTGACGATGCCTGTATTTTCCATTGCCACTTTGACAATGGTTCACTAGGGCTTTTTGAGGCTACAAGGTATGCAAGGGGTCACAAGGCGCTTTATACCTTTGAAATCAACGGGGAAAATGCCTCGATCAGATGGGATTTGCATGATATGAACTGGCTGGAATATTTTGACCATAAAGATGATCCGCATGTCAGGGGATGGAGAAAAATCCACATCACGGAAGGAGAGCAACCCTATATGAAAAGGTGGTGGATTCCTGGAACCTCTATAGGTTACGAGCATTCCTTTATCCATCATGCTGCTGACTTCTTTTATGCTCTAGAAACCGGAAAGCCTTGCCATCCGACTTTTCAGGACGCTTTGGAAACCCAAAAAGTCTGTCAGGCTGTTTTGGATTCAGCCAATGAAAAGAAATGGAAGGATACTGGTGTAGATTGGAAGGGGTGA